The following are encoded together in the Myxococcaceae bacterium JPH2 genome:
- a CDS encoding ADP-ribosylglycohydrolase family protein → MPPPSRRARAGPDPLPGRRGRGALMGLAVGNALAIPTAGRALYAPAFPQLTDGPYQTLMGGGPHALRKGQVTEPTQLAVCLGLSLRELKRYDALDALRRYRAWQPHAIAVSEAMKEVLDECQECAPPLVPSAGRRIWLRRFRKSTDAGALARTAPLGVYLARNPPARTQASLEDSALTHFAPLSQLACAALNAAIAHAMTGGSDLQAEDLIPAAESGLSLAGAALGRAEPDAIQDVAAAAAALRQDLELARRDDPQLYGPEVHLHRPAHHAVRAAFRLAFWELLHVPSWEGALLDVIHRGGDTEAHAAVAGALLGAFHGDEAIPQDWRRMVLEVLAQSRGPLWDVYHPRHLVTLAL, encoded by the coding sequence ATGCCTCCACCCAGTCGCCGCGCCCGCGCAGGGCCTGATCCACTCCCCGGGCGCCGGGGCCGAGGCGCCCTCATGGGCCTGGCCGTCGGCAACGCCCTGGCCATCCCCACCGCGGGCCGCGCGCTCTACGCCCCGGCCTTTCCCCAGCTCACGGACGGGCCCTATCAGACGCTCATGGGCGGCGGCCCCCACGCCCTGCGCAAGGGACAGGTGACGGAGCCCACCCAGCTGGCCGTCTGCCTGGGCCTGAGCCTGCGCGAACTCAAGCGCTACGACGCCCTGGACGCGCTCCGCCGCTATCGGGCGTGGCAGCCCCACGCCATCGCCGTCAGCGAGGCCATGAAGGAAGTGCTGGACGAGTGCCAGGAGTGCGCCCCCCCGCTGGTCCCCAGCGCGGGCCGGCGCATCTGGCTGCGCCGCTTCCGCAAGTCCACCGACGCGGGCGCGTTGGCGCGCACCGCTCCGCTCGGCGTCTACCTCGCTCGCAATCCCCCGGCGCGCACCCAGGCCTCGCTCGAGGACTCGGCCCTCACCCACTTCGCCCCGCTCAGCCAGCTGGCCTGCGCCGCCCTCAACGCGGCCATCGCCCACGCGATGACGGGCGGGAGCGACCTCCAAGCCGAAGACCTGATCCCCGCCGCGGAATCGGGCCTCTCCCTGGCCGGCGCCGCCCTGGGCCGCGCTGAGCCGGACGCCATCCAGGACGTGGCCGCCGCCGCCGCCGCGCTGCGGCAGGATCTGGAGCTGGCCCGCCGGGACGACCCACAGCTCTACGGCCCCGAGGTGCACCTGCACCGCCCGGCCCACCACGCGGTGCGCGCCGCCTTCCGGCTCGCCTTCTGGGAGCTGCTGCACGTGCCGTCGTGGGAAGGCGCGCTCCTGGACGTCATCCACCGGGGCGGCGACACCGAGGCCCATGCCGCTGTCGCAGGCGCCCTCCTGGGGGCCTTCCACGGCGACGAGGCCATTCCGCAGGACTGGCGCAGGATGGTGCTGGAGGTCCTCGCGCAGTCCCGCGGGCCCCTGTGGGACGTGTACCACCCGCGCCACCTCGTGACGCTGGCGCTCTAG